The following proteins are encoded in a genomic region of Brachypodium distachyon strain Bd21 chromosome 1, Brachypodium_distachyon_v3.0, whole genome shotgun sequence:
- the LOC100836921 gene encoding glutamate receptor 3.4 has translation MADLLLLLLRVLCLCSVVPLAVAAARPGNVTIGALFTFNSVIGRSAAAAIDLAVADVNRDAAVLNGTRLSVVAQDTKCSGFVGTIQALQLMEKKVVAVVGPQSSGIAHVVSHVVNELHVPLLTFAATDPALASSQYPYLLRAARGDDASQMAAVADIVAFYGWRQVAAVYADTDHGRGGVDALGDALEPHRARIALRAPFPPGAGSAAMADLLVQVSLAESRVIVVHVSPDSGLAVFSAARSLGMMAAGYVWIATDWLAAAIDSSSSSSHPANHPKSTMGLIQGVLTLRRYSPDSPAKRALAMASRSKHLNAYGLAAYDSVWTAARAIDAFLADGLDVTFSDDPRLQAEQSGSNSTLRLGALKVFDQGPRLLEKLLLSNSTGITGALRFGADRSLVDPVYEVLNVGGTGVRRVGFWSNRTRLSLAAPDTKKNGSSSQQGLYSVIWPGETTATPRGWVFPNNGRPLRIGVPWRTTYRQFVSKDGTSPDGASGYCVDVFKAAVSLLPYPVPFSFVLFGDGEKNPSYGDLVSKVANDEFDAAVGDVSIVTNRTRVVDFTQPYVESGLVIVSPVKEKNPNAWAFLKPFTGAMWAVTGAFFLFVGAVVWVLEHRFNPDFRGSPRKQLVTIFWFSFSTMFFAHRENTVSTLGRMVLIIWLFVVLIINSSYTASLTSILTVQQLSTGIQGLDGLIASAEPIGYQVGSFAKSYMMEELNVPESRLKELAIDDYASSLQLGPHNGGVAAIVDELPYVDLFLSTNCQFKTVGQEFTKSGWGFAFQRDSPLAVDLSTAILTLSENGDLQRIHDKWLNPGQCDGATQGADVTAAADRLNLGSFWGLFLISGVACFLALLVYFARILCQYGKYKLAGGEPPGEDDPSSSSSSVSPERKPPVRRPERLRSIRELMTFVDMKEAEVKRAIRRKSSDDGRRQPDRSIASSAGASSFSVSTV, from the exons ATGGCCgatctgcttcttcttcttctccgggtGCTCTGCCTCTGCAGCGTGGTGCCGCTGGCcgtcgcggcggcgaggccgggCAACGTGACCATCGGCGCGCTCTTCACCTTCAACTCCGTCATCGGGaggtcggccgccgccgccatcgacctcgccgtcgccgacgtcAACCGCGACGCCGCCGTGCTCAACGGCACGCGCCTCAGCGTCGTCGCCCAGGACACCAAGTGCAGCGGCTTCGTCGGCACCATCCAAG CTTTGCAGCtgatggagaagaaggtggtggcggtggtgggcCCGCAGTCGTCGGGGATCGCGCACGTGGTGTCCCACGTCGTCAACGAGCTCCACGTGCCGCTGCTCACCTTCGCCGCCACCGACCCGGCGCTCGCCTCCTCGCAGTACCCCtacctcctccgcgccgcccgcgggGACGACGCGTCCCAGatggccgccgtcgccgacatCGTCGCCTTCTACGGCTGGCGCCAGGTCGCCGCCGTCTACGCCGACACCGaccacggccgcggcggcgtcgacgccCTCGGCGACGCGCTCGAGCCCCACCGCGCCAGGATCGCCCTCAGAGCGCCATTCCctcccggcgccggcagcgccgccatggccgaccTCCTCGTCCAGGTCAGCCTGGCCGAATCCCGGGTGATTGTTGTCCATGTCAGCCCCGACTCCGGCCTCGCCGTCTTCTCCGCCGCCAGGTCGCTCGGGATGATGGCCGCCGGgtacgtctggatcgccaccgactggctcgccgccgccatcgattcttcttcgtcttcttcgcaTCCGGCAAATCATCCCAAGAGTACTATGGGCCTGATCCAGGGCGTCCTCACGCTCCGCCGTTACTCCCCGGACTCCCCCGCCAAGAGGGCGCTCGCCATGGCCTCCAGGTCCAAGCATCTCAACGCGTACGGGCTCGCGGCGTACGACTCCGtgtggacggcggcgcgcgccatCGACGCGTTCCTCGCGGACGGCCTCGACGTCACCTTCTCCGACGACCCGAGGCTGCAGGCCGAGCAGAGCGGCAGCAACAGCACGCTGCGGCTGGGCGCGCTCAAGGTGTTCGACCAAGGGCCGCGGCTGCtggagaagctgctgctgtCCAACTCCACGGGCATCACCGGCGCGCTGCGGTTCGGCGCCGACCGGAGCCTCGTGGACCCGGTATACGAGGTGCTTAACGTCGGCGGCACCGGCGTCCGCCGTGTCGGCTTCTGGTCCAACCGCACGCGCCTCTCGCTCGCCGCGCCGGACACGAAGAAGAACGGAAGCTCGTCGCAGCAGGGGCTGTACAGCGTGATCTGGCCGGGggagacgacggcgacgccgcgggggtGGGTGTTCCCGAACAACGGGCGCCCGCTGCGCATCGGCgtgccgtggaggacgacgtaCCGGCAGTTCGTCTCCAAGGATGGCACCAGCCCCGACGGCGCCAGCGGCTACTGCGTCGACGTCTTCAAGGCCGCCGTGTCCCTCCTCCCATACCCGGTCCCATTCTCCTTCGTCCTCTTCGGCGACGGCGAGAAGAACCCGAGCTACGGCGACCTGGTCTCCAAGGTCGCCAATGACGAGTTCGACGCGGCGGTGGGCGACGTGTCGATCGTGACGAACCGGACCCGGGTGGTGGACTTCACGCAGCCGTACGTGGAGTCCGGCCTGGTGATCGTGTCGCCGGTGAAGGAGAAGAACCCCAACGCCTGGGCCTTCCTCAAGCCCTTCACCGGCGCCATGTGGGCCGTCACcggcgccttcttcctcttcgtcgGCGCCGTCGTCTGGGTCCTCGAGCACCGCTTCAACCCCGACTTCCGcggctccccccgcaagcagCTCGTCACCATCTTCTGGTTCAGCTTCTCCACCATGTTCTTCGCCCACA GGGAGAACACGGTGAGCACGCTGGGGAGGATGGTGCTGATAATCTGGCTGTTCGTGGTGCTGATCATAAACTCGAGCTACACGGCGAGCCTGACGTCGATCCTGACGGTGCAGCAGCTGTCGACGGGGATCCAGGGGCTGGACGGGCTTATCGCCAGCGCCGAGCCCATCGGCTACCAGGTGGGGTCCTTCGCCAAGAGCTACATGATGGAGGAGCTCAACGTGCCGGAATCCCGGCTCAAGGAGCTCGCCATCGACGACTACGCGTCCAGCCTGCAGCTGGGGCCGCACAACGGCGGCGTGGCCGCCATCGTCGACGAGCTCCCCTACGTCGacctcttcctctccaccaACTGCCAGTTCAAGACCGTCGGCCAGGAGTTCACCAAGAGCGGTTGGGGATTC GCGTTCCAGCGGGACTCGCCGCTGGCGGTGGACCTGTCGACGGCGATCCTGACGCTGTCGGAGAACGGCGACCTGCAGAGGATCCACGACAAGTGGCTCAACCCGGGGCAGTGCGACGGCGCCACGCAGGGCGCCGacgtcaccgccgccgcagacaGGCTCAACCTGGGAAGCTTCTGGGGCCTCTTCCTCATCTCCGGCGTCGCCTGCTTCCTCGCGCTGCTCGTCTACTTCGCAAGGATACTCTGCCAGTACGGCAAGTACAAGCTGGCCGGCGGCGAACCGCCGGGGGAGGACgacccgtcgtcgtcgtcgtcgtccgtgtCCCCGGAACGCAAGCCTCCggtgcggcggccggagcggcTGAGGAGCATCAGGGAGCTGATGACGTTCGTGGACAtgaaggaggcggaggtgaAGAGGGCCATCCGGCGGAAGTCAAGcgacgacggccgccgccagcccgACAGGTCCATCGCCAGCTCCGCCGgtgcctcctccttctccgtcTCCACCGTCTAG